GATACTGTAATACATTGTGTTGAGCAGCTTGAAATGCTAGAAAGTAGCTCGCTTTCTAAGCCTATCAAGGTATGGATGAAACTTGATACAGGTATGCATCGTTTAGGTGTACTCCCCCAAGATGCAGAAGCCTTTTATCAACGCTTACAGTGCTGCAAAAATGTTAAACTCCCCATTAATATTGTTAGCCACTTTTGTCAGGCGGATGAGCCTGAGCTGCCAACAACAACCCAGCAAATTCACTGTTTTAAACAATTTATTGCCAATAAAGCAGGTGAAAAATCAATTGCGGCATCCGCAGGGATCTTATTATGGCCAGAAGCTCACTACGACTGGGTAAGGCCGGGGATCATCATGTATGGTGCCTCCCCTCAAGAGGGAAAATCTGCAGAACAGTTTGGTTTGCAAAGCGTGATGACACTTAAATCAACCTTAATTGCGGTTAGAAAACATGCCGCAGGGCAGTGTGTTGGCTACGGCGCAACATGGTGCAGTGAGCGTGATACCCAGCTTGGTGTGGTTGCAATTGGCTATGGAGATGGCTATCCAAGGAGCGCTCCATCGGGAACACCAGTACTGATTAATGGTCGAAAAGTGCCAATTGTTGGACGAGTTTCCATGGATATGATCACCGTCGATTTAGGGCCAAATGCCAACGATAAAGTTGGAGATGAGGTGATTTTATGGGGTAAAGCTCTGCCTGTTGAAGAAATTGCCGCATATACAGGCATAATTAATTATGAGCTACTTACAAAATTAACCTCACGTGTCGTTATGGAATATCTAGACGAATAGCTAACAAAGGGTTATGTTCAAAATACAAAATAA
This portion of the Providencia manganoxydans genome encodes:
- the alr gene encoding alanine racemase, giving the protein MKAATALINRRALRHNLHRVRELAPHSRLIAIVKANAYGHGLTEVGSTVEDLVDGFGVARLKEAIALREQGIKSPIVLLEGFFERADLTYLVEQQIDTVIHCVEQLEMLESSSLSKPIKVWMKLDTGMHRLGVLPQDAEAFYQRLQCCKNVKLPINIVSHFCQADEPELPTTTQQIHCFKQFIANKAGEKSIAASAGILLWPEAHYDWVRPGIIMYGASPQEGKSAEQFGLQSVMTLKSTLIAVRKHAAGQCVGYGATWCSERDTQLGVVAIGYGDGYPRSAPSGTPVLINGRKVPIVGRVSMDMITVDLGPNANDKVGDEVILWGKALPVEEIAAYTGIINYELLTKLTSRVVMEYLDE